The genomic region TGCCTTATGCCGTCCGCGCGCCGGACGCAGGGTTCGCATTGAGAACCCCGCCAAAGAAAACGACGTGTGCACCAGCGACCCGGCCTTGTCGAGCAGTGAGCGACGCGGCGGCAGGTAGTGCATCGGCATGCCGCGCCGGTCCGGTGGCGGTGCCATGAACGACGGCGCCTCCACCAGTGGGGCGTCCGGCGGCAGCTTGCCCTGCGCGCGCCGGTAGGCGGCCAAAGCCCTTGGGTGCAAACGGATCTCGTCGGGCACCGCGATGAACGCGAACTCGACGAACTTGCCGAACAGGCGCAGCAGGATCTCGTCGCCCGGGGTCCAGCGCATGTTGGCCTTCTCCCGCACCGGCGGGTCGAACACCCCGGCCGCGATCCAGCGCTGCGCGCCCACCATCGGTTTGAACAACTGGTCCCAGATCGGGGTGGGCATCAGCACAAACCACGGTTTGGGGATCCGGATGTCGAAGATGTCCAGCGTCGCCTTGTTGATCTCGAGTTCCTCGCGGCACTTGCGGTCCCAGTACTCGCAGAACTCCTCCCAGCTCTTCGGCACCGGGCGCATGCTCATGCCGTACATCCGGTACCACTGCACGTGCTCGTCGAACAGTTGGCGTTTCTCGGCCTCGGTCAGCCCGCCGCAGAAGTACTCGGCGGTCTTGATGATGAGCATGAAGAACGTGGCGTGCGCCCAGTAGAACGTCTCCGGGTTCAGCGCGTGGTAGCGCCGGCCACGGGCGTCGACGCCCTTGATCGTGGCGTGGT from Mycolicibacterium phlei harbors:
- a CDS encoding oxygenase MpaB family protein; the encoded protein is MTAITQDTRQRTRHDPRQLADDPPSPLGPDSLTWKYFGDLRTGLLGVWIGAIQNMYPELGAGVEDHSILLREPLQRVARSVYPIMGVVYDGDRAPQTGEQIKGYHATIKGVDARGRRYHALNPETFYWAHATFFMLIIKTAEYFCGGLTEAEKRQLFDEHVQWYRMYGMSMRPVPKSWEEFCEYWDRKCREELEINKATLDIFDIRIPKPWFVLMPTPIWDQLFKPMVGAQRWIAAGVFDPPVREKANMRWTPGDEILLRLFGKFVEFAFIAVPDEIRLHPRALAAYRRAQGKLPPDAPLVEAPSFMAPPPDRRGMPMHYLPPRRSLLDKAGSLVHTSFSLAGFSMRTLRPARGRHKAA